A DNA window from Psychrobacter urativorans contains the following coding sequences:
- a CDS encoding site-specific DNA-methyltransferase, protein METGEMPILNWLNKEEAVTTARDCPYRLLEQVPALSYGETYTDNMLIQGDNLEALKALIPTHAGRVKCIFIDPPYNTKSAFEHYDDNLEHSKWLSMMYPRLELLHKLLAEDGSIWITLNDNEAHYFKVMMDEIFGRSNFVANFIWQKKFSPQNDAKYVSDMHDHMFCYAKHKSDFKIKKWVDINKKDRAKNLDNDSRGDWNSVDYTCNKNKVERPNLYYGIIQPNTGETIYPKETAVWRYSQETHNSNVENDLVYWGKTGKNKVPRFKKFKSEEKQEDEGSVPISILFHTEVGNTQEAKKECILFNARDPFSTPKPERLLQRVIHLSSNEGDIVLDSFLGSATTAAVAQKMNRKFIGVELGEQAVTHCQPRLRQVVDGEKGGVSKAVDWKGGGGFEFYRLGEIIFNETGSLNKDISFHSLAAHIWYGETKTSLKQQVKSPLLGVYNDVAYYLLYNGILGDKRPDGGNVLTSKVLAMLPKHPLEPKNGKKVIYGETSRMGTARLKSENIIFKQIPYDVKGK, encoded by the coding sequence ATGGAGACAGGCGAAATGCCGATTTTAAACTGGTTGAATAAAGAAGAAGCTGTCACTACTGCACGAGACTGCCCCTACCGTTTACTAGAGCAAGTACCTGCTCTATCATACGGAGAAACATATACAGATAACATGCTAATTCAAGGTGATAACTTAGAAGCGTTAAAAGCTCTCATACCTACTCATGCGGGACGTGTGAAATGCATCTTTATTGATCCGCCTTACAATACTAAAAGCGCCTTTGAACATTACGATGATAACCTTGAGCACAGCAAATGGTTATCCATGATGTACCCACGTTTAGAGTTATTGCATAAGCTACTAGCAGAAGATGGTTCTATTTGGATTACTTTAAATGATAATGAAGCTCACTACTTTAAAGTGATGATGGACGAAATATTTGGTCGTTCAAATTTTGTGGCTAATTTTATTTGGCAAAAAAAGTTTTCTCCACAAAATGATGCAAAATATGTAAGTGATATGCATGATCATATGTTTTGTTATGCAAAACATAAATCAGATTTCAAAATCAAAAAATGGGTTGATATAAACAAGAAGGACAGGGCAAAAAACTTAGATAATGATTCACGTGGAGATTGGAATTCAGTAGATTACACGTGCAATAAAAACAAAGTAGAACGCCCAAATTTATACTATGGGATTATTCAGCCAAACACAGGCGAAACTATCTATCCAAAAGAGACTGCCGTATGGCGTTACTCCCAAGAAACTCATAATTCTAATGTAGAAAACGATTTAGTTTATTGGGGTAAAACTGGTAAAAACAAAGTTCCAAGATTTAAGAAGTTTAAGTCTGAGGAGAAACAGGAAGACGAAGGTAGTGTCCCTATATCTATTCTTTTTCATACAGAGGTAGGAAACACGCAAGAAGCAAAAAAAGAATGTATCTTATTCAACGCTAGGGATCCATTTTCAACACCAAAACCAGAGAGGTTACTTCAAAGAGTGATTCATTTATCCTCTAATGAAGGAGATATAGTGCTTGATTCTTTTCTAGGTTCTGCAACTACTGCTGCCGTAGCTCAAAAAATGAATCGTAAGTTTATAGGCGTTGAACTAGGTGAGCAGGCTGTCACACATTGTCAACCACGATTAAGACAGGTTGTTGATGGTGAAAAAGGTGGGGTTTCTAAAGCGGTAGATTGGAAAGGTGGTGGTGGCTTTGAGTTTTATCGCCTAGGTGAAATCATATTTAATGAAACTGGCTCCTTAAATAAGGATATTAGCTTTCATTCTCTTGCGGCACATATTTGGTATGGCGAGACCAAAACATCCTTAAAGCAACAAGTTAAATCGCCCTTACTAGGCGTATATAACGATGTTGCCTACTACTTACTATATAACGGTATTCTTGGCGATAAGCGTCCTGATGGCGGTAATGTCTTAACATCTAAGGTTCTAGCGATGTTGCCAAAGCATCCTTTAGAGCCTAAAAATGGTAAAAAAGTGATATACGGTGAGACTAGTCGTATGGGAACTGCACGTTTGAAAAGTGAAAATATTATTTTTAAGCAAATACCATATGATGTTAAAGGGAAATAA
- a CDS encoding DEAD/DEAH box helicase, whose product MFELKKYQTEAIKKLSDFFKDCRDSQDIKSAFSRSISDSYFPERLYRSYQFDGVPYVCVRIPTGGGKTILGAYTVSTIAKDYLSQDYPITLWLVPTTTIQQQTVAALKSNSDYTDHLNKAFNNHVSIYDIDDVNQIRSQDIGNKAIIVVSTLANLRVTKTTDRKVYQYHENFEPHFAKLSQNHPVFEQLERVTEGDLSENGLNARDLGKIKYSFANLLALYNPLVIVDEAHNARTTLTFETLKRIHPAAIVEFTATPNTTTTNGSNIIFHVSAARLKSEDMIKLPIILTEHSNGWEDAVRDAVLTRDRLAIKAQQDTDYIRPIVLLQAENKGGKVTVETLKQCLIEQHKINESRIAIATGTQRELDGLDLFQPDCPIEFIITMEALKEGWDCSFAYVFCSVKKVSSSKDAEQLLGRVLRMPYAKRRVIEDLNRAYAHIATESLAQAAKQLTDNLISMGFEEMEAASFIRQQDANQAELFGESDNAVTPQPTSINLMLEIKDTVDTTVLTEQDRSSIRISDVNGRQVVTITGKISENLKKEIAKVSVEPTQSIERSVSIHNQSVHAALSPSENGAKFAVIPRLCVMSQGMLELAEKEVFLDAFEWNLLDYPAKIDYKPTEQTKSFIVDLPDKKVKYRELSKDQTFNLNLANTDITQEDLIRWLDQECRQSDVTQSIMIGFLSNIINHLLQRPEITLTTLVRNKYPLSNAITALVSKYREQAAASGYQQTLFANDSKVLTTYDFSYEFKADNYPISANYYTGSFDFQRHFYPQIEDMKAWGEEFDCAQTIDSMEEVKHWVRNLVRRNEASFSLPLAHGNFYPDFIVEMMDGRILIVEYKGGDSKTNQDSAEKRLVGDLWAKHSQGKCLFLMAVKQDDFGQNVKQQILNIIS is encoded by the coding sequence ATGTTTGAGTTAAAAAAATATCAGACAGAAGCAATAAAAAAATTGAGTGATTTTTTTAAAGATTGTCGTGACAGTCAAGATATAAAATCTGCATTTAGCAGGTCTATTAGTGATAGTTATTTTCCTGAAAGACTTTATCGTTCCTACCAGTTCGATGGCGTGCCTTATGTCTGTGTGCGTATTCCTACAGGCGGTGGCAAAACCATTCTAGGAGCATATACAGTCTCTACTATTGCCAAGGATTACTTATCTCAAGACTACCCTATTACTCTATGGTTAGTGCCTACCACCACTATTCAGCAGCAAACAGTAGCAGCCTTAAAAAGCAATTCTGACTATACTGATCATCTGAATAAAGCGTTCAATAATCATGTCAGTATTTATGATATTGATGATGTGAATCAGATTCGCTCACAAGATATTGGAAACAAAGCGATTATAGTGGTTTCTACTTTAGCCAATCTGAGAGTGACAAAAACAACGGATCGGAAAGTTTATCAATACCATGAAAATTTTGAGCCTCACTTTGCCAAATTGTCTCAAAATCATCCAGTTTTTGAGCAGTTAGAGCGAGTCACAGAGGGCGATCTGTCTGAAAATGGTCTAAATGCAAGAGATTTAGGTAAGATTAAATACTCGTTTGCAAACTTGCTGGCTCTTTATAATCCATTAGTAATCGTAGATGAAGCCCACAATGCAAGAACTACATTAACTTTTGAGACATTAAAACGTATTCATCCAGCAGCTATTGTTGAGTTTACCGCCACACCAAACACCACTACTACCAATGGTAGTAATATTATCTTTCACGTTTCTGCTGCAAGGTTGAAATCAGAAGATATGATTAAACTGCCTATCATTTTGACTGAGCATAGTAACGGTTGGGAGGATGCGGTAAGGGATGCAGTTTTAACAAGAGACCGTTTAGCAATAAAGGCTCAACAGGATACTGATTATATCCGTCCTATAGTTTTGCTACAGGCTGAGAATAAAGGCGGTAAGGTCACTGTTGAGACGCTTAAGCAGTGTTTGATTGAGCAGCATAAAATTAATGAAAGCAGAATTGCGATAGCAACAGGCACGCAAAGAGAACTTGATGGTTTAGATCTTTTTCAACCTGACTGCCCTATCGAGTTTATTATAACGATGGAGGCTTTGAAAGAAGGTTGGGATTGCTCATTTGCCTACGTGTTTTGCTCAGTTAAGAAGGTATCTTCTAGCAAAGATGCAGAACAGTTACTAGGTCGCGTTTTACGTATGCCATACGCTAAGCGTAGGGTGATTGAGGATTTGAATAGAGCCTATGCGCATATAGCAACTGAAAGCTTAGCCCAAGCCGCTAAACAACTCACTGATAACCTGATTTCTATGGGTTTTGAAGAGATGGAAGCTGCATCGTTTATACGTCAACAAGATGCTAATCAAGCTGAATTGTTCGGTGAGAGTGATAATGCAGTTACACCACAACCAACTTCAATAAACTTAATGTTAGAGATAAAAGATACGGTGGATACCACTGTATTAACAGAACAAGACCGAAGTAGTATAAGAATATCTGATGTTAATGGTCGCCAAGTGGTTACCATTACTGGAAAAATCTCAGAAAATCTTAAAAAAGAAATTGCTAAAGTATCAGTAGAGCCTACACAGTCCATCGAAAGGTCAGTCAGTATTCACAATCAAAGTGTTCATGCTGCACTATCGCCTTCTGAAAACGGTGCTAAGTTTGCAGTAATACCAAGGCTATGTGTGATGAGCCAAGGTATGCTTGAATTGGCTGAAAAAGAAGTGTTCCTAGATGCTTTTGAGTGGAATTTGCTAGATTACCCAGCTAAAATTGATTATAAGCCTACAGAACAGACTAAAAGCTTTATAGTAGACTTGCCTGATAAAAAAGTTAAATATAGAGAGCTTAGTAAAGACCAAACTTTCAATCTTAACTTAGCTAATACAGATATAACGCAAGAAGATTTAATCAGATGGCTTGATCAGGAATGTCGCCAAAGCGATGTAACCCAGAGTATCATGATAGGATTCTTATCTAATATTATTAACCATCTGCTCCAAAGACCTGAAATCACACTGACAACGCTAGTAAGAAATAAGTACCCCTTATCCAATGCGATTACTGCGCTAGTGTCTAAGTACAGAGAACAAGCTGCTGCTAGTGGTTATCAGCAAACATTATTTGCAAATGATTCTAAAGTCTTAACTACTTATGACTTTAGCTATGAGTTTAAGGCTGATAATTACCCAATTAGTGCTAATTATTACACTGGTAGCTTTGATTTTCAGAGGCATTTCTATCCTCAAATTGAAGATATGAAAGCTTGGGGTGAGGAGTTTGACTGCGCACAGACTATAGATTCAATGGAAGAGGTTAAGCACTGGGTTAGAAATCTAGTTAGGCGTAATGAAGCCTCTTT